Proteins encoded within one genomic window of Brassica rapa cultivar Chiifu-401-42 chromosome A09, CAAS_Brap_v3.01, whole genome shotgun sequence:
- the LOC103842812 gene encoding uncharacterized protein LOC103842812, whose translation MDTYTSIVVILCIALFAINLIFACFTCFSILHSFMTETTNQDFSDLRKNLIESEEAKPDDEKVMIIAVSSNQGFSGSMDGDDCGQDCSHDICAC comes from the coding sequence ATGGATACTTATACGTCTATCGTCGTGATCCTATGCATCGCTTTATTTGCAATCAATCTAATTTTTGCTTGTTTCACTTGCTTCTCCATTCTTCATAGCTTCATGACAGAGACAACAAACCAGGATTTTAGTGATCTCAGGAAGAATCTTATTGAATCGGAAGAAGCTAAACCAGATGATGAGAAGGTAATGATCATTGCAGTCTCAAGTAACCAAGGATTCTCTGGCTCTATGGATGGTGATGATTGTGGCCAAGATTGCTCCCATGATATATGTGCTTGTTGA
- the LOC103843166 gene encoding 60S ribosomal protein L18a-like protein, translating to MGQAEEDKSKGFAEEEVNQHHHHHQYGTFQGVSNYPQPSPPPGVYDSSAPHYVHGYHSVPGSFSLLNLISEGRPVTVRQRRLSCCGIGLGWFLFIVGFFLGGIPWYVGMGIMIVGRRVDHREKPGYIACTIAAILATIAVILGVSKGAED from the exons atgggtCAAGCAGAAGAAGATAAAAGCAAAGGATTTGCTGAGGAAGAAGTTAaccagcatcatcatcatcatcaatacGGTACGTTTCAAGGTGTTTCCAATTATCCTCAACCTTCACCGCCTCCTGGAGTTTACGATTCCTCCGCTCCTCATTACGTCCATGGTTATCATTCTGTTCCAGGTAGCTTCTCTTTGCTGAATTTGAT TAGTGAAGGAAGACCTGTGACTGTGAGACAACGCCGCCTTTCTTGCTGTGGAATTGGTCTTGGATGGTTCTT GTTCATAGTTGGTTTTTTCCTTGGAGGGATCCCTTGGTATGTCGGAATGGGCATCATGATAGTTGGAAGGAGGGTTGACCACAGGGAGAAACCAGGTTACATTGCTTGCACCATTGCT GCTATTCTTGCCACGATCGCTGTTATTCTTGGTGTATCTAAAGGAGCAGAAGATTGA